Below is a genomic region from Leptolyngbya boryana PCC 6306.
ATGTGCCTAGGGACTAAACTTATCGCAATCTCTCAACAATTGATTCTCCTAGCGTTCTGCGGTTTCTTAGCTGCTATTAGATTACAGGAGTCATGCAATAGATCGTTTGTACGTCATCAATAAACGCTCCTTTACTGATGAGCTAGAAAAATGCTGTGTTACCTTCCTTTGATTGCGTTTTTACCCCTTTTTTGACAGGGGAAGCATTTCCTAAACTTCATCAGGAATAGTGCGCCAACTTCGGAGAGTTGGCGCGGGTGAGCGTAGCTATTCTGCGTCAGATAGGGTCGCCAGGATTTTGTCAAGGCGATCGTTAGCATCTTGAAGGCGCTTTTCTGCCTCATTTTTTAGGGTGAGAAACCTGCTGCCTGAAACGAGTCCGCTAGCAGTTGAGATCGCGCCTTCAGACGTGCGCTCTGTGAGCAGGAGACCGAC
It encodes:
- a CDS encoding TRADD-N-associated membrane domain-containing protein; the protein is MENPHDVHTQSSLSHQIAEEILRQSHITFNSAHRSFQAALIMTGASALISIAGVGLLLTERTSEGAISTASGLVSGSRFLTLKNEAEKRLQDANDRLDKILATLSDAE